CCTTGACATTGGTTCAGCCGTTTCGGTGAACATCCGAGGTGTGACTCGCAATCCCGCCACGCCGGGGCAGGATCTCTTGGCAGGGCCGATTCGAGTGCGCTTTAGACCAGGAGAAGAAATCAAACGGGTGCCGATCGCGATCTTGGGCGATCGCACCTTTGAACCCCATGAAGTAGCGCGTCTAACCCTATCTAACTTCAATCAAGGTGGGCGAGGTGGGCCACAGCGCTGGACGCGGTTGGTGATTGTAAACGATGATCCACGGCCGCCGGTTGGCCCCCGTTGCCCCCTGGGCGATCGCCTCGTGGGAGACGATCAAGACAACGTGTTGCGCGGGGGGGCTGCTCGCGATACGCTCATTGGCCGTGGCGGCGACGATCGCCTCGTGGGCGGTGCCTGTAACGATCGCTTAATCGGCGGCTCAGGCGACGATATCTTAGACGGTGGTGGCGGCAACGATGTCTTGATTGGCGGGCCGGGCAACGATACCCTCATCGGCGGTACAGGCAAAAACACCTTTATCTTTGAAGATGTTCTTCATGGGGTAGATGTCATTCAGGACTTCAAGCCCGGTCACGATCGGATTGATCTGCGCAGGCTAGGCATCCGCTACCGCGACCTGACCATTGGCCCTTCGATTGGCCTGGGGTTAAATCGCTCGACGGTGATTAGTGTCAACGGAAATAACCTGGCCGTGTTGAGAGGCATTGACCGTAGCGAGATATCTGCTCGTCGCGATTTCCTCCTTTGACGGCACGGCTTCCAGTAGAACGGTC
This sequence is a window from Leptolyngbya sp. CCY15150. Protein-coding genes within it:
- a CDS encoding M10 family metallopeptidase C-terminal domain-containing protein, producing VRLSFTNFDRNGIAGDRGTANLVILDNSSVEPPPGGVPIYNFTAQRYRIREGDSRRRISEVEIRRTGNLDIGSAVSVNIRGVTRNPATPGQDLLAGPIRVRFRPGEEIKRVPIAILGDRTFEPHEVARLTLSNFNQGGRGGPQRWTRLVIVNDDPRPPVGPRCPLGDRLVGDDQDNVLRGGAARDTLIGRGGDDRLVGGACNDRLIGGSGDDILDGGGGNDVLIGGPGNDTLIGGTGKNTFIFEDVLHGVDVIQDFKPGHDRIDLRRLGIRYRDLTIGPSIGLGLNRSTVISVNGNNLAVLRGIDRSEISARRDFLL